AATTTATTTATGACCATAACACGGAAGAATTCTATTTTATGGAAATGAATACGCGTATTCAAGTTGAACATCCTGTGACCGAAATGGTAACAGGTGTAGACCTTATAAAAGAACAACTTTTAGTTGCGTCAGATGAAAAGCTTTCCTATACTCAGGAGGAGATCACTTTTGAAGGGTGGGCGATTGAATGCCGTATTAACGCTGAGAATCCTGACAAAAATTTCATGCCTTCACCTGGTAAGATAGACATGTATCTTCCGCCTGGTGGACTAGGCGTCAGAGTGGATAGTGCTGTATTTCCAGGTTACACCATCACTCCTTATTATGACTCGATGGTTGCGAAGTTAATTACTTATGGCAAAGACCGTAATGAAGCTATAACTAAGATGAAAAGAGCTCTTGATGAATTTGTGATAGACGGCGTGGATACAACCATTCCATTCCATCGACGACTGTTTGAGCACGATGTGTTTACTGGTGGTCATTTTAATACAAAGTTTTTAGAAACGTACTCATTAAAGTCAGAAGACGACGAATGATTTAAAGGAGGAGCAACATGTCAGAAAATCATCTGATTCACATGTCTGAAGATAAGAGTGATTTAGGGAAAGTGGAGATCTCTCCGGAAGTCATTGAAATTATTACGGGTCTTGCAGCTTCAGAGGTAGAAGGGATTGCTATGCTCAGAGGTAACTTTGCGTCTGGAGTAGCCGAAAGACTAGGACGAAAAAGTGCTCATGGTAAAGGTGTTAAAGTAGACTTAGTTAATGACGGGGTTAAGCTGGATGTTTATGTCATAACAAATTATGGCGTATCTATCCCAGAAGTGTGCCATAAAGTTCAGGAAAACATCGTTCAGACTTTAAAAAACATGACGGCTATTCAAGTTTTAACTGTTGATATTCATGTAGTAGGTGTTCATTTTGAGACGAAGAATGAACAAGAAGCTACTAAAAAGAACTAAATAAAAAAGGGGGTGTCTCAACGAGTGACTTACTTAGTGAGACACCCTTTTTTCCGTTGACGAGACTCTTGAGTCACGTCTGTATTCCCACGTAAAGTTATGCTATCATCTAATATGACGTATAAAAATATTATATGCGCTTAACGTGTGAATGAAAAAAGTAAAAAGGCCGAATTAAAGGAGAAATGGCATGAATCGCAGATTAGCTAGAATTAGAACGGTACAAGCATTATATCAAATAGAAATGGCCGAAACGGCCCCATCTGACGCGATGGCCTCCGTTTTGCAAGATAATGAAGTTCCAGATGATTTTTTTCATGGACTTGTGAATGGAACAGTATCACACTTGCAGGAAATAGATAGTCTTCTAACTGATGCACTTGAGCATTGGTCCATTAATCGTATCTCTCGTGTAGATCGAGCAATTTTAAGACTTGCTGTGTACGAAATGAAATATGAAGTAGATATTCCTGTTAATGTTTCCATAAATGAAGCCATTGATTTAGCTAAAGGTTTCTCTGGAGAGGAAGAATCAGGGAAATTTGCCAATGGTGTCTTATCAAAAATTGCTGAGACACTTGAAAAATAACATTATTCTGTTTATTTAAGGGGGAGACGTCATGAGTGCAATCATTATATCTGGAAAAGAATTAGCTCAGGAAAAAAGACAAAGTATGAAATTACAAGCAGAGGATTTAAAACAAAAAGGGATGGTTCCTGGCTTAGCGGTCATACTTGTAGGAGAAGATCCTGCATCGCAATCATACGTTAGAGCAAAGGAACGTGCGTGTAAAGAGATAGGGGTTCATTCCGAACTTGATGAAGTACCTGTCTCAATTTCTGAAGAAGAGCTCCTTCAAAAAATTGATGATTTAAATAAGGCTGATCATATTCATGGAATACTTGTTCAGTTACCGCTTCCTGATCACATTTCTGAAGAAAAAGTGATTGAAGCTATCGCTCCTGCCAAAGATGTGGATGGGTTTCACCCCATTAATATAGGTAGGATGATGATCGGCCAAGAAGCCTTCTTGCCTTGTACCCCATTTGGCATCATAGAAATGATCAAATCAAAAAATATCGAACTTCAAGGGAAGAATGTTGTGGTTATTGGGCGCAGTAATATTGTTGGAAAACCAGTAGGACAATTGCTGTTAAATGAACATGCGACAGTTACTTATTGTCACTCCCGTACTAAGAACATGTCAGATTACACCAAAAAGGCAGATATTCTAGTTGTGGCAGTAGGGCGTCCGTTAATGATAAATGCAGACCATATGAAAGAAGGAGCCGTTGTCATTGATGTAGGCGTTAACCGAAACGAAGAGGGAAAATTAGTGGGAGATGTAGATTTTAATTCAGCAAAAGAAAAAGCATCATACATAACACCTGTCCCAGGGGGGGTGGGGCCAATGACAATCACGATGTTGTTGCATAATACAATCCTCTCTGCAGAAAGACACCTAAAAGAGGAGAACTAACGATGAATGGAGATTTTCTCTCAGTTAGCGATCTGACAAGAATAATTAAACAACGGCTCGATACAGAGCAGGCTCTCCAAAACGTGTGGTTAAGAGCAGAAATATCCAATTTTAAACGCCATAGTAGAGGCCATATGTATTTTACACTAAAAGATAACAACTCACGAGTGCAATCAGTGATGTTTGCAGGAAATAATCGTTATCTCAAATTTTTACCCGAAGATGGTATGCGCGTCCTTATTAGGGGGGATATCTCAGTATATGAACCTTATGGCCAATATCAGCTATACGTCAAGGAAATGCAGCCTGATGGGATCGGTAATTTATATCTTGCCTTCGAAAAGTTAAAAAAGAAATTGGAGATGGCAGGCTATTTTAATGAAACGAGAAAAAAATCAATTCCTAGGATGCCTCGGTCCATAGCTGTTATTACTTCACCAACAGGAGCAGCTGTAAGAGATATTATGACGACATTAGCGAGGCGGTACCCATTAGCCAAAGTGACCTTGTTACCTGTCCTTGTTCAGGGGCCAGATGCCCCTAATTCTATTGCGAGAGCTATCAAGCAGGCGAATGAAGCCGTTAGCTTTGATGTCATCATTGTGGGAAGGGGCGGTGGGTCACTGGAAGAATTGTGGGCTTTTAACGAAGAAGTTGTGGCCGAAGCAATCTATCAATCTGATATTCCTCTCATTTCAGCCGTTGGACATGAAACAGATGTGACGATCAGTGACTTTGTTGCCGATTTACGAGCACCTACCCCTACAGCTGCTGCTGAGTTAGCGGTGCCAGATTCAGAAGACCTAGCGACTAACATTATAGAACGAAGACGGCGGTTAACAAGAGCGATTAAACATTTAATTACTCAAGAAAAAGAAAAGCTCGCCTATTTAACACGCTCTTACGCGTTTCGTTATCCTAAGCAGCTGCTTCTCCAAAAGGAGCAGGATCTAGATCGGGTGAAAGAAAGGCTTGTTAGAGAAACAGAGAGAGTAGTTGAAAAGAAATCTAATAGTCAACAAAAATTGAACCAACGACTGGCTTTACTTCACCCTCAGGAAAAAATAAAAAAAGAATCTGATAGGCTATCCCAAAATGAGATAGCGCTTAAACGATGCATGACTGAAGTAGTGAAAGAACGTCGACACAGGCTGTCACTACAAATGTCAAAGTTAGACTTACTCAGTCCATTAAAAATGATGGATAGAGGATACAGTCTTGTATATACCGAAGATAAGTCTCTTGTTAAATCTATCGCTCAAGCACCTGCTTTTTCACCAATAACAGTGCAATTAAAAGATGGAAAACTTAAGTGCCGAGTGGAAAAACAAGTAAAAGGAAACAATGACTGATAATGGAGGAAATACTATGGCGAAAGCTAACGAATCTTTAACATTTGAGGAATCAATGGAAGCATTAGAAAACTTAGTGGAGAAATTAGAAAAAGGTGATGTTCCTCTCGAAGAAGCCATTACCATGTTTCAAGAAGGGATGACATTATCAAAAGAATGTCACGATCGCTTGCAAAAAGTAGAAAAGCAAATGGCTGAAGTTTTATCTGAAGATGGCGAAATCAGCAACTTCCAAGTGGAAGAGGAGTCTTGACAATGGAAGCACAGATGGAAAAATTCTTAGCTCAAGAAAAAGCGGTTATCGATGAGAAACTGACTGAGCACATAACCCAACTCAATGCTCCTGAGTCACTAAAAGATGCGATGATTTACTCTTTGAAAGCAGGCGGTAAAAGAATTCGTCCCATTTTATTACTAGCCACTCTTAAAGGATTCGGCAAAGATTTGAATAAAGGATATGATATTGCCTGTGCCATTGAGATGATTCATACCTATTCATTAATCCATGATGATTTGCCGGCGATGGATGACGATGATCTACGACGAGGTCAACCGACAAACCATAAAGTCTTTGGAGAAGCCCTTGCTATCCTTGCTGGAGATGGATTATTGACTTACAGTTTTACAATTGTTTCTCAACTTCAAAGTGTAGCAGATCAGATCAAAATTGAGCTTGTTCATAAAATATCCCAAGCGGCAGGTCCTAAAGGCATGGTTGCCGGCCAAGTTGCTGATATGGAAGCAGAAGGCAGAGATTTAGATTTAGAAGAATTACAAGAAATACATCATCGAAAAACAGGAGACCTTCTCTCTTTATCATTAGAGTGTGGGGCTCTATTAGCTGAAGCTTCGCAAGAGGACATGCATATATTAACACGGTTTGGGAAACATATAGGCTTAGCTTTTCAAATAAAAGATGATTTACTGGACGTTGAAGGAGACGAAAATGTCTTAGGTAAACGAGTTGGTAGTGATGCCACAAATGAAAAAAATACGTACCCTAAAATTCTTGGAGTGGAAAAGGCAAGAGAAACTTTGACCTATCACTTAAACGAAGCACATGAGTTATTAGCACAGTTAGATATGGATCAAACACTTTTACGTCAATTGACGGACTATATAGGAAAAAGAATAAGTTGATATAATTGGTAAAAAATAGTGTTATTGTCTTGGTTTATTAGTTGTCTGACCTGTTTTATACGTGCTATAATAGGTAAGGTGAGTGGTGCAGTATTCTAGTCGGTTCTCCATTCTCGAAAGCGGGCCTAAAAATCCGCTAAAGGGCACATCGATGAAGTTCCTAGTCTTGGCTTGAGGCGCCCAGCCTTGGGTCCTGACTGGGAGTAAAGGCTGGAGGGCGATCCACAATGGCATGTGGGCGATGACCCTTCAGCCGCGGAGGCCCCTATTCATGGTACCGTTAAGCAACGGCAGTTATGGATAGGGGTATGAACCTGTGTTGCAAGTATGGGAGCTTGTGAGCAGCGTAGCCTGCCTTGAGTGGAAATAGAGGGGATTATGGATGCTAGGTTGTAGTTAAGCAATCATCCATATGAAATCATTTCTGCAAAAGAGGATAGAGAATGGTAAGAACTGTTGAGGAAAACTCCTAGACTGTTCCACTGGACATTTAGAGAGGATTATAGTGCGTTCTAAGTGGTAATCCAGTCTGACGCTTGGTGACAACGTCAAGATGAGTTTAAAGGGAAACCACCACAGTGGCGACGCTGAGGTACTTGTCTGGGAAAACCTACTGGACCTAAGGCGCAGTTTTTACTCTTTAAATGACCACTCGCCTCATACATAGAAAGAGATTGATGATATAATGAAAG
The genomic region above belongs to Bacillus sp. A301a_S52 and contains:
- a CDS encoding Asp23/Gls24 family envelope stress response protein, translating into MSENHLIHMSEDKSDLGKVEISPEVIEIITGLAASEVEGIAMLRGNFASGVAERLGRKSAHGKGVKVDLVNDGVKLDVYVITNYGVSIPEVCHKVQENIVQTLKNMTAIQVLTVDIHVVGVHFETKNEQEATKKN
- the nusB gene encoding transcription antitermination factor NusB, with the protein product MNRRLARIRTVQALYQIEMAETAPSDAMASVLQDNEVPDDFFHGLVNGTVSHLQEIDSLLTDALEHWSINRISRVDRAILRLAVYEMKYEVDIPVNVSINEAIDLAKGFSGEEESGKFANGVLSKIAETLEK
- the folD gene encoding bifunctional methylenetetrahydrofolate dehydrogenase/methenyltetrahydrofolate cyclohydrolase FolD, with amino-acid sequence MSAIIISGKELAQEKRQSMKLQAEDLKQKGMVPGLAVILVGEDPASQSYVRAKERACKEIGVHSELDEVPVSISEEELLQKIDDLNKADHIHGILVQLPLPDHISEEKVIEAIAPAKDVDGFHPINIGRMMIGQEAFLPCTPFGIIEMIKSKNIELQGKNVVVIGRSNIVGKPVGQLLLNEHATVTYCHSRTKNMSDYTKKADILVVAVGRPLMINADHMKEGAVVIDVGVNRNEEGKLVGDVDFNSAKEKASYITPVPGGVGPMTITMLLHNTILSAERHLKEEN
- a CDS encoding exodeoxyribonuclease VII large subunit, with protein sequence MNGDFLSVSDLTRIIKQRLDTEQALQNVWLRAEISNFKRHSRGHMYFTLKDNNSRVQSVMFAGNNRYLKFLPEDGMRVLIRGDISVYEPYGQYQLYVKEMQPDGIGNLYLAFEKLKKKLEMAGYFNETRKKSIPRMPRSIAVITSPTGAAVRDIMTTLARRYPLAKVTLLPVLVQGPDAPNSIARAIKQANEAVSFDVIIVGRGGGSLEELWAFNEEVVAEAIYQSDIPLISAVGHETDVTISDFVADLRAPTPTAAAELAVPDSEDLATNIIERRRRLTRAIKHLITQEKEKLAYLTRSYAFRYPKQLLLQKEQDLDRVKERLVRETERVVEKKSNSQQKLNQRLALLHPQEKIKKESDRLSQNEIALKRCMTEVVKERRHRLSLQMSKLDLLSPLKMMDRGYSLVYTEDKSLVKSIAQAPAFSPITVQLKDGKLKCRVEKQVKGNND
- a CDS encoding exodeoxyribonuclease VII small subunit; protein product: MAKANESLTFEESMEALENLVEKLEKGDVPLEEAITMFQEGMTLSKECHDRLQKVEKQMAEVLSEDGEISNFQVEEES
- a CDS encoding polyprenyl synthetase family protein — protein: MEAQMEKFLAQEKAVIDEKLTEHITQLNAPESLKDAMIYSLKAGGKRIRPILLLATLKGFGKDLNKGYDIACAIEMIHTYSLIHDDLPAMDDDDLRRGQPTNHKVFGEALAILAGDGLLTYSFTIVSQLQSVADQIKIELVHKISQAAGPKGMVAGQVADMEAEGRDLDLEELQEIHHRKTGDLLSLSLECGALLAEASQEDMHILTRFGKHIGLAFQIKDDLLDVEGDENVLGKRVGSDATNEKNTYPKILGVEKARETLTYHLNEAHELLAQLDMDQTLLRQLTDYIGKRIS